DNA from Micromonospora nigra:
GCGCGCTGCTGGTCTGCGTACCGCTGTTGCTGTGGCTGACCGTCATCGCGGTCAACCTCGCCCACCTGCCGGTGGCGGGGGTGCCCGGCTGGTGGGCCGTACCGTTGGCGCTGGTCGGTGTGAGCGTGACCCTGGTCGGGGCGAACGCCCTGGTCATCACCTCGCTGTTCACCTTCCGGCGCCGCGACGTCGTCCGGCTCGCCGGGTACTTCCTCGTCCGCTGCCCGGGCGGCACGCTCACCAACGCCTGCCTGCTCGCGGGCACGGTCGGGCTGACGGTGCTCACCTCCGAGGCGGTGGTGGCGGCGCTGGGCTCGGTGCTGGTTCTGGCGGTCCTGCGCGGCAGCGCACCGATGGTCGCCGCGATCCGGAAGGAATTCACGTGCTGACCGACGGTCCGCCGCCGGGGGTGCACGCCGCCTGGCTACCGGCGGAGGCGTTCCACGCCGTCGGGTCGCGCCGGGTCATGGTGCACGGCGCCGGATCGCTGGTGGACACCGTCCGCGAGGAGGTCGTCGCGGCCTGCGCGCGCCACGGTGGCCGGCTCGGGGGCCGGGGCCGCGGGGCGGACCTGGTGCTCGCGCTGCGCGGCGTCGGCCCGCCCCCCGTGCCGGCGGCGCGGGCCGCGCTGGCTCGGGCGCAGGGCGTGGCCGGCGACGGGCTGGGTGGGGAGGGCTTCCTGCTGGTCCGCGCCGACGGGGTCACGGTGGTCCTCGCCGACGCCCCGGCCGGCCTGCTGTACGGGCTGTTCTACGTGGTCCGCCTCGGCGAGGCGGCCTTCACGGGGGACCTGCCGGTGGCCCGGCACCGGCCGGCGACGGCGCTGCGGATGCTGGACCACTGGGACAACGTGGACGTCCACCCGGTGATGGGGCAGGTGGAGCGGGGCTACGCCGGCGGATCGATCTTCTGGCGGGCCGGGGCGGCGCGCGGCGACACCGCGCGGGTGCGCGCGTACGGCCGGCTGTTGGCTGCCTGCGGGGTCAACGCGGTGGCGGTCAACAACGTCAACGTGCACGCCACGGAGGCCCGGCTGCTGACCGACCGGCTCGGCGAGGTGGCCGCGATCGCGGACGTGCTGCGCCCCTACGGGGTGCGGGTGCACCTGTCCGTCGGCTTCGCCTCTTCCGTCGCCCTCGGTGGCCTGCCGACGGCCGACCCGGCCGACGAGCGGGTGCGGGCATGGTGGGCGGCCACCACCCGGGCGGTGTACGCGCTGATCCCCGACTTCGGCGGGTACGTGGTGAAGGCCGACTCGGAGGGGCAGCCGGGTCCGTTCGCGTACGGGCGGGACCACGCCGACGGGGCGAACGTACTGGCCGAGGCGCTCGCCCCGCACGGGGGTGTGGTGCACTGGCGGGCCTTCGTCTACGACCACCGGCAGGACTGGCGGGACCGGTCCACCGACCGGGCGCGGGCCGCCTACGACCACTTCGCGCCGTTGGACGGGCGGTTCCGGGACAACGTGGTGCTCCAGGTGAAGTGCGGGCCGATCGACTTCCAGGCGCGGGAGCCGGTGTCGCCGGTGATCGCGGCCATGCCGGCCACCCGGGTGGCGGTGGAGGTCCAGGTGACCCAGGAGTACACCGGGCAGCAGCGGCACGTGTGCTACCTGGGTCCCTGTTGGAGTGAGGTGCTCCGGTTCGCGCCATGGGGGCCGGACGGGCCCACCGTCGCCGCGATCACGGCCCGGGGCGGGCTGGTGGGGGTGTCCAACGTGGGCGACGACCCGTTCTGGACCGGCCACCCACTGGCGCAGGCCAACCTCTACGCGTTCGGTCGGCTCGCCTGGGATCCGACGCTGGCGCCGCGCACCGTGCTCGACGAGTGGATCTCGTTGACCTTCCCGCCGGGCACCACCGCCCACCCGGCGCTGGTGCGCCGGACTCTGCACGAGGTCATGGACGACTCGTGGCGCACGTACGAGCGGTACACCGCGCCGCTGGGGGTGGGGTTCATGGTCCGGCCGGGGGACCACTACGGGCCGGACGTCGACGGGTACGAGTACACGCCGTGGGGCACCTACCACTTCGCGGACCGGGACGGGGTGGGGGTGGACCGCACCCGCGCGACGGGGACCGGGTTCACCGGCCAGTATCCCGAGCCCTGGCGGGAGGTCTACGAGTCGCGGGAGCGGTGCCCCGACGAACTGCTGCTGTTCTTCCACCACGTGCCGTACGGGCACGTGCTGCACAGCGGCAGCACGGTCATCCAGCACATCTACGACACGCACTTCGCCGGGGTGGCCGAGGTGGAGGCGACGTGCCGGCGGTGGCGGCGGCTGTCCGGGCTGGTCGATCCGGTGCTGCACGCCCGGGTGACCGAGCGCCTGGCCGAGCAGGTGCGCTGCGCGCGGGAGTGGCGGGACCAGGTCAACGCGTACTTCCACCGCAAGTCCGGGGTGCCGGACGCGGGTGGCCGGCAGATCCACTGACCTGCGCAGCCATCGTCCGTTACCAATTGACAAAGTTTAGAACTTAAACTTAATCTGCGATTCACTCGGTGGAGTCCGCCCGGCGGAACCACCTCAACCGACAGTGAAGCGCGAGGAGCGTCATGACCGGCCTTCGGAGCACGTTGAGACGAACACGGTGGCGGTTCGGCCTGGCCACGGGCGGCATCACCACGCTGATGCTCGGCCTCGGCGTGGCCGTCGCGGGCAGCGCACAGGCAGCGGCGGGCTGCCGGGTGGACTACGCCGCGCCCAGCCAGTGGCCCGGCGGCTTCACCGCCAACGTCAGCGTCACCAACCTCGGCGACCCGGTCAACGGCTGGCGGCTGACCTGGCGCTTCCCGTCGGGCCAGCAGGTGACCCAGGCGTGGAACGCCACGGTCACCTCCTCCGGCGCCGACGTCACCGCCACGAACGTCGGCTACAACGCCGCCATCGCCACCAACGGCACGGTCTCCTTCGGGTTCAACGGCTCCTGGACCGGCGCCAACACCGCGCCGACCACGTTCGCCCTCAACGGCGTGACCTGCACCGGCCGCGTCGACGGCACCACGCCCCCGCCGAGCAGCCCGCCGCCGAGCACGCCGCCGCCGTCCACCCCGCCGCCCACCACCCCGCCACCCACCACTCCCCCGCCGACCGGCGACCCGATGGCGGCCGTCGCGGCCATGCAGCCCGGCTGGAACCTCGGCAACACCTTCGACTCGATCGGGGGCGACGAGACCGCCTGGGGCAACCCCCGGGTCACCCGCGCGCTGATCTCGAACATCAAGGACCAGGGCTTCAACAGCATCCGCATCCCGGTCACCTGGACCGAGCGCACCGGTCCCGCCCCCACCTACACCATCGACCCGACCTGGCTGAACCGGGTGAAGGAGGTGGTCGACTGGGCCCTCACCGAGGACCTCTACGTGATGATCAACATTCATCACGACTCGTGGCAGTGGATCTCGAACATGCCGGCCGAC
Protein-coding regions in this window:
- a CDS encoding DUF624 domain-containing protein encodes the protein MSTAAGHQVGDGPLSRAAALVYTLLVVELLLLVGAAPGLVALVALDRHVSNLPLVALCAVPLGPALSAAVYTLHHQHPDTTDLHPWRRFRRGYRANLGGALLVCVPLLLWLTVIAVNLAHLPVAGVPGWWAVPLALVGVSVTLVGANALVITSLFTFRRRDVVRLAGYFLVRCPGGTLTNACLLAGTVGLTVLTSEAVVAALGSVLVLAVLRGSAPMVAAIRKEFTC
- a CDS encoding alpha-glucuronidase, with product MLTDGPPPGVHAAWLPAEAFHAVGSRRVMVHGAGSLVDTVREEVVAACARHGGRLGGRGRGADLVLALRGVGPPPVPAARAALARAQGVAGDGLGGEGFLLVRADGVTVVLADAPAGLLYGLFYVVRLGEAAFTGDLPVARHRPATALRMLDHWDNVDVHPVMGQVERGYAGGSIFWRAGAARGDTARVRAYGRLLAACGVNAVAVNNVNVHATEARLLTDRLGEVAAIADVLRPYGVRVHLSVGFASSVALGGLPTADPADERVRAWWAATTRAVYALIPDFGGYVVKADSEGQPGPFAYGRDHADGANVLAEALAPHGGVVHWRAFVYDHRQDWRDRSTDRARAAYDHFAPLDGRFRDNVVLQVKCGPIDFQAREPVSPVIAAMPATRVAVEVQVTQEYTGQQRHVCYLGPCWSEVLRFAPWGPDGPTVAAITARGGLVGVSNVGDDPFWTGHPLAQANLYAFGRLAWDPTLAPRTVLDEWISLTFPPGTTAHPALVRRTLHEVMDDSWRTYERYTAPLGVGFMVRPGDHYGPDVDGYEYTPWGTYHFADRDGVGVDRTRATGTGFTGQYPEPWREVYESRERCPDELLLFFHHVPYGHVLHSGSTVIQHIYDTHFAGVAEVEATCRRWRRLSGLVDPVLHARVTERLAEQVRCAREWRDQVNAYFHRKSGVPDAGGRQIH